A region from the Streptomyces sp. 3214.6 genome encodes:
- a CDS encoding alpha/beta fold hydrolase, producing MLEVAYYETGPADGDTVLLLHGFPYDVHSYVDVAPLLAEDGFRVVVPYLRGHGPTAFLSEVSPRSGQQAALGADVIALMNALGVERAYVAGYDWGGRAANIAAALWPERILGLVSVNSYLIQDIGAAMTPVAPELEAGFWYFYYFLTERGEAGLAADPTGVARVIWKRNSPRWPFEEEDLARAAEAFRNPDYTDVVIHSYRHRLGFAQGAEAYVDLERRLAELPTITVPTVTLDGLADGNFPATDGSSSAHHFTGPRLHRQVPDAGHNLPQERPEAFAAAVRDVRALRQEHAGRDGFAH from the coding sequence GTGCTGGAGGTCGCCTACTACGAGACGGGTCCCGCGGACGGCGACACTGTGCTGCTCCTGCACGGTTTCCCCTACGACGTGCACAGCTACGTCGACGTGGCCCCGCTGCTCGCCGAGGACGGTTTTCGGGTCGTCGTCCCCTACCTGCGGGGACACGGGCCTACCGCGTTCCTGTCCGAAGTGTCACCGCGTTCGGGTCAGCAGGCCGCCCTGGGAGCGGACGTCATCGCGCTCATGAACGCTCTGGGCGTCGAGCGGGCTTACGTGGCCGGATACGACTGGGGCGGACGCGCCGCCAACATCGCCGCGGCCCTGTGGCCCGAGCGGATCCTGGGACTGGTATCGGTCAACAGCTATCTCATCCAGGACATCGGCGCGGCGATGACTCCCGTGGCCCCCGAACTGGAGGCCGGGTTCTGGTACTTCTACTACTTTCTCACCGAGCGGGGCGAGGCCGGTCTGGCCGCCGACCCCACGGGGGTCGCCCGGGTGATCTGGAAGCGGAACTCCCCCCGGTGGCCGTTCGAGGAAGAAGACCTGGCCCGAGCCGCGGAGGCCTTCCGGAACCCCGACTACACCGACGTCGTCATCCATTCGTACCGGCACCGGCTCGGCTTCGCGCAGGGCGCCGAGGCGTACGTGGATCTCGAGAGACGTCTCGCCGAACTGCCTACGATCACGGTTCCCACCGTCACCCTCGACGGCCTGGCCGACGGTAACTTCCCGGCGACGGACGGTTCGTCAAGCGCTCACCACTTCACCGGTCCCCGGTTGCACCGGCAGGTGCCGGACGCCGGTCACAATCTCCCGCAGGAACGCCCGGAGGCGTTCGCAGCCGCCGTGCGTGACGTGCGCGCCCTGCGACAGGAACACGCCGGACGCGACGGCTTCGCCCACTGA